The genomic window TTAGGCCCTGGCAGTAGCCAATGGTGGGGTTCTGCCAGGAGAAGGCCAGCAGCACCCGGCGGAGCTTGTCAGGGAAGCTGGAGGTGGGACAGGTGAAGTGCTTGTTATTGGGGAAGGTCCGGTTCAGATCCAGCTCAATCTGGCGGGCAGCAGAGTGCTTGCAGGCCTGGCCCCGGCTCAGCAGCGCCTGGTAGCAGCCGGGGGCCTGCAGGTGCTGGACTCGGAGGCGGATCAGCCACCTCCAAACACGCGGCCGGTGCTCGTGGGGCACGCCCGCCCGCAGCAGCTGCTTCAGTTCTGCCGAGGGGGCCAGCTCGCCCAGGGTGGCCCAGCGCTCCCGCAGTGGCCGCTCCACGGCCTCGTGGGCCAGCAGGTGGTGGGAGTGCACTTCCAGTGCCTGGATCTTGGCCAGCAGCCTCAGGTCCTCCACCTCGTAGTTGGGCACCGTCAGGAAGCCGTACTCATCATACTCACTGCCAGCAAAAGTCCGTGTCAGCAACACTTTGCAAGGCCCTTCCCAAGATAAGGGGCagtgaggagagggtggggcctgGGCAGGGAGCCTGCGGGGCTTTACTGTAGGTTGGCCATGTGGCTCCGGGCAGGTCACTTCAGTGCTCTGGACCTCAGTTTGCTCTGTACAGTGGGTACAGGGGCTCTTGCACTGCCTCATGAAGACCCAGTGAGATCCTCAGATGTAAACTGCTAGGGGCTAGACTagacagtgcctggtacatagcaaGTGCTAAAAGAGATATGCTCATTCATTCTGCGCAAATATAAAGGAccctcgggacttccctggtggtccagtggttaagaacatgccttataatgcaggggacgtgggttcaatccctgcttgggaaactaagatcccacaggctgtggaacaactaagcctatACGCTGTGGCTAATGAAGCCTGTGCCCTCTGGGGCATGTGTGTTACAACTAGAGTCTGTGCGACACAATGCAAGATCCTGCATAacgcaacaaagatcctgcatgctgcaagtaagacctgatgcagccaaacaaataagtattaaaaaaagaaaaaagaaccctcttaTTACTCCATGAAGCCTTAGGCCCTAGGAGGCCTGTACTACCATTGGACAGCCACACTTCCGCAGCCAGGAAGCCCAAGGCCAGATGGGGAGCAGGCAGCACCAACAACATGCAGGACTGAGCAGTGGAGACCCATTCCGCACAGCCTTTCAGCAGTCAGCATTCATTTGCCCCTATTATATGCTCTGCCTgtgctatctcatttaatcctcatgatccTGCGAAGCTGGTGATCTCAGCCTACGTCTTAGGGAGGCTGAGTAGGAGGCTCAGAAAGgtaaagtgacttgtccaaggttacaCAGTAAAAAAGTCAAGTCCGGCTCCAAAGCCTAGTTGCTGGCCACTGGACTACCCAGCCTCTAGGGACCTTTGACCCCAGCCACAGCCCATTCTGTTTTATTTAACTGCCCGGGTCCACCGTCCTCAGCAAAGGCTTGGCTCAGAGGAGGCAGGTGGCTtgtgtcccctcctcccctctctgacAAACACCTCTGGGAGACAGTCTGGGGCAGCGGGAAAAAACAGAACTCGGGAGGCAGGCCCATGGCGGCTACACTAGTGTgcgtgtggccttgggcaggggCCGGCCGCACCTCTTGGCTATAAAATGGGGTTCGTCCCAACCACATGCTCATCCGTCTGAAGGTACAAGGAGGTAAGGGATGGGCAGCGCTCACACGGTCAGCAGCACTGGCAGCAGGGTGGCTGGCAGCACCCGGGGCCTGCAGACCCAGCCCTGCTCCGGGCTCACCTGATGGTGCTGGGGCTGAGCACGACGCTGTCGGCCGAGGCCTCGCTGGCTTCCCACTGCAGTGCCTCCTGGATGAGCTGCCTCAGGAGCTCCGAGCACTCGCCGGCCTCCACCCCCAAGGCCTCCTGCAGCCTCCGCAGCCCTGCCAGGTACTTGCTCTCCACCCGACAGTTCTGGGCTTGGAGGTAGGCGCACTGTGGGAGGCAGAGGTCGGGGGTGGTCAGGCCACCTGGTTGGGCTTGGGCCAGAGGCCTGAACAGCTTTAGGCAGTCCAGCCCTTCCAGCTCTCATCTTCCATTCCCCCGACCCCAGCCATTCATatgaagaaaaggagaggagcCCCGAATGCAAGAGTTTACAGTAAGGCAGAAAGGGCTCCAGGCTAGAGAACCAGGCCCAGGGCTGGAGCTAGATTCAGAAACAAGAGGGGCGAAGTGGGCAGGGGCAGCACAGGCTCTTGCGTGGCCTGCAGTCCCATCCTGTTCAGCCACTACAGGCTGGGTGACCTACAGCaaaatttcttaacctctctgtgctttaatGTCTTCATCTGAACATTGGGGATAATAGTGTCTGCCTCAGAATTCTTGTGTGACTCAGATGAGCCAAAGCCCTTGCAGGGCACTTGGCCCATAGCAAGCTCCCTGTAGGGGATATACCCGAGCAGTGCCCAGGGGATGGACATGGAGCTCTGGACACTGCCCTTGTGCCTTCTAATGTCACCTGGGGGGCTTTTCCTGTTCCTCCAGCACACCACGTCTCTCCCACCTCGTGGGGCACACACTGCACATCCCCCATCTGCCTGCCCCCAtatcttcctgtttctttgtatgcctcatgatattttgttgaaaatggaACATCTGAACCTAATAAGGTGGGGTGGAATTAATTAAAGAAAGCTCAGCGAAGAAAAGAGTCCAGTCAGGCCTGTTTGGGGACCTCTCAGGTCCTGTCCCCTGCAACACTAACTGCTCCAAGCAGGAAGAAGTGTACACCTACATCTCTGATGCGAAGGTGCCTCCACTTCATTCTCCAGcaggaaaagcagagacttcagcaGTCCAAACAATGAGAAGCCTCCACACCGCTAGTGGACTTTCTGGTTATCACAGTCCTTCCTAACCCTTCCCTTTTCCCTATAAAAAGCAAGTTTCCCTTCCCTGTTCCTTGAATTTGCCTGCGGTTCACCACAGTTCATGGATCCCAAGTTGTAATTCCTCTGGTTAGTCCCGAATAAACTTGCTTTTGCTTGTAAAATAACTAGCCGCTGTATTATTAGAACTGACAGTGGTAACTCGGGGAATCAGGTTCTCCCTCTTACTCTAGGGTTTGCTGTTTTTGATTGTTTATACCTCAAGGATAAACAATAAGGTATAAACTTAAGTTCTTAGGTCTTTTCTGCACCTTTCCCTGGGCATGTGTGGTCACTTTCTAATTTCCCCCCCATCTGCAGTTGTTTTGGAATATATAGTTAATACCTGGCTCCCAAAAGGGGGAAAAGAGAAGTATGAAGTTggcagggggttgggggggagggtgCTGGCCCTTTAAATCCCTGGGCAGTTACTTTAGAGGGGGGCCAGGGCTTGCTACAAAGTGGGGAGGTAGGACAACAGTGGCTGCCTGCCTCTTCCTCTCACCCCTGTGATCAGAAGCCGCAGTCAGCAGAGCACAGATCTCTGACATGTGGATGAAGTTCACAAAGGGCACAGTCTGGAGGGTGAGCAGTCAGGTCAAGAGGAGAGAGTGAGACAGTGGTGAGAGGGTGAGTGGACTGGAAGGGTGGCTAGAGACAGAGATGGCCAGACCTGGGCTCCTGGCcctcaccttcatcaggagggcCTTCTCCTTCTCAGCCACTTTCCTCCAGATTTTTGTGACCTGGTGGATCTCAGAGTTGAGAAAGCGGTTCTGGGTCCGGTATGCTTCCATGTCATCCTGAAGAAGAGAGCAAAGCATTTAATGGGCTGCACCAGAACCATCTCCCTGGTCCTCACTTTCAGATGTGCTGCCAACACTTCCTTCAGAAATTTCCAATAATTCCCACTATTGGCAAACAGAAAaggaactctgaaaaaaaaaaaaatattgatagtCCCCTTCTCTAATCTTGATACCAGTGTGATATGTTAGAGAAAGCATTAAGCCtagagttcaaatcctggctctgattTCCTGGACGGGAGGCCCACTGAGTCACTCTGactctgcttcctcttctgtaaaagggGCAAGTTTCAACAAACTCACTTGGCAGCTGGAGACTAAGTGAGCTACAAGGAGCAAAACAGCAACCATTCCAgtagtgtttgttttttaaataaacatattttgtcACACATTGGTGATCATATTGAGCAATTTGGGGTGAAAATTTTTTACTTAGTGtcactttgtaaatatttttctctgtttctacaGAAGCTTCTTAAAGATGATTTTTGACGTCTGATGACTATTCTATGAAGTCATAGATGACATGATCTGATAGTCATAGATGACTATTCTATGAATTTACCATAACTTAGATATAATCCTTCTCCTGTTGCTGTTTTTTCATTTGGGCCCTAGATGTTTTTGGTTTGTCTCTCTTATGAATAAATCTGTGAGGCCTATCTCTAAGCCTAGAGTTCTCCTTTTTGCAAGCTGTCCAGTGGAGGGAGCATGAATCCTCCTGTCTGGGGCAAGGAGAAGCTGACCCCCCCCTGAGGAGGGTCAAGCAGGAGCCTGAAAGAGTGACCACAGCCACCACAGCCATGGCTCCATCTTTATTCTGCTTGGAAGGACTCTGCAGAAGCAGTGGACAACACATGCTCACGTGATTCCAGGGCATTTACTAGCTGAAACTCAATCCCTTTCTCTTGCATTCAAAAAATTGTATTGggctggctgtaggtgagtgtgAGAGACTGCTGCAGGTGTGACTAGATCAGACTGATAGGGGCAGAGTgaagggacaaagtaggtgattaaataattcataactcagggaactcacactggggctctgtaacaacctagagaggtgggaaagggtgggagctTTAacaaggaggggacatatgtacacctatggctgattcatactgatgtatggcagaaatcaaaccaatattgtaaaacaatcatccttcaattaaaaataaataaatcaaaaaaatagCAAACCCCACTAGGggattataaatagaaaaatcatagcAGACCCTTGTCAGTTAATGATTACTTGAAAAAgaaggtttgcttaaccacaaaagcAAGCCGGCTTGCTTAGCAACCAACCCATGCACTAGAAGCACTAGACACGCCCCCAGGTAATAAAACAATGGTGGCCTGAgaccacatcctgcccagtgagctcagtaagttaggACAGTtctctgcacacataaaaaacaataatttgtggCCCTAGCTTGACCATGGaaggacaagaaaactcccctgctcaacTTGGAgaagctgatgatggaagcaggatgtctactcaagaaagacaaagaaggtctTCTCCCTGTCCCTacttttcttttgattataaaactgtagcccagtaaGCTCGAGCATGGCACTCTCTCACCTGGCCTCTTGTAAGCCTCACAAACGTCCTATTTCAATAGATCACTCCTTATCTATCACTATGCGTCTCgttgaattctttctgtgctgagacataaaaGACTATGGTACTGGAGCTCCTCAGAACCCCCTGAAATGCCACCCATCTCTTTCAGGCCCTGGTTAAGAACAGGCCCTGGTTAAGCACACCTTGCCTGTGGCACTTCAACAACGGGGATGGGTCACTTGCACACAGCTGACAGGCCATCCTGACCCTCTCCATTAGATCCCTCCCAGCCCAGAAGCTCCAGTTCACATCCAGGGGCTCTCCAAGGCTTGGGACGTGTTGCACAGGGTGCCCTGCTTGCAGCCCAGACAAGGAGGGCAGGGACAAGTGCCCCGTGGAGCAGCTGTGGGCCTGGTGGCGTCCAGGGGTGGCGTCCGGGCAGTGCCTTCCCGTCCACTCACTGCCCTACCCTGAGTGTTCTTCTTGGCTCAGAACtgtaggaaggaaaaagagaaacctcagagaagagaaaagccaCGTGACTGTCACCAGGAAAGTAAATGAGGAAAACACAACTGGAGAGAGGGGACAGGGAAGAAGCGTCTGCCTGCCTGCTCTCACAGGGACGAGGGAGCCGGGAACCCTCTTTGGAAAACGGCATGTAGAGCGGCCCTGGTGCTAGTGGGGAGGGAGCAGATGGGACATGGGGAGAGCCAGGGTCTGGCTGCCActtctgctgtgtgaccctggatcAGTGCTTCCTCCTCTCCAGGATGTGGCTGGCCCTGCCAGCCAAGCTCTGTATTCAAGAGGTCAGTGATTCTGTTCTCACACTGACAGTTTGGACAACAAGGGGCAATTTCCTCAAAGTTGAGTGTCCTCAATCACAAGGGCAAGCAGGAGATGTGAACACGTTCTGTCCCCAAACCTACAAACAGTGGAGTTTTGatggattttctattttctcctggATCAAAGACCCAAAGGCTAAAAGTAAGGGAGTCTAGTACGTACAACTCTTTCTAGCACAAAACACCTCCACGGTGTCAGCAGAAGGACTGATGGCTTTCTAACAACCTCGGGGGAGCAGCTGTCAATGTAAGCATGGGTGATGTGAATCGTACCCAGAGTCTCTTCATCTCTGAGCTCACTGACAAACTCCTGGACATGCAAATTCAGGGGCACATTCAGTCTCCTAGGTGAGTCCATGCTTGTGCAAGTCCATTTCTCTCACCCCCATGCTGCTTCACTGGGTCTTCAACAGTGGGTTCCAGCAGAATGGCACAGAAAGGAGAAAGACACTTAGCAGGCGGAGCAGAATAGGAAAGCAATCTGATGGAAGCAATCTTCACCGCTTTATGAGGGactcagggcttcccttatggctcagctggtaaagaatccacctgcaggtcgggagacctgggtttgatccttggtttgggaagatgccctggagaagggaaaggctacccaccccaatattctggcctggagaattccatggactgtatagtccatggggcaaaaagagttggacacgactaagcaactttcacttcagagCTTTCTAACAACCTAGCTGCATCTGCATTTgaaagattttgttttccttttgaactCAAAAGAATTTCTGATTTTAGACCAAATAAGGGAAAAGGTTCAGAGACTAGTTATGTGCTTTTTACTgctgaaaaagaaagggaaagaaatttgGGTTTCGTGTCATCTTTTATCCTTCTAACAACTAGGACTGGGTAGGCCGTGTAATATAAAGGCGagataatttgcccaaggtcacacagctagcaagaggcagtctgcctgacttcagagctTGGGGAGTGGCTATTGCACCACACTGCCCACTGGTTTCTCAAAAGCTcctgcatttctttatcttttttttcctttcccccgCCCCCATGACCCCCACCAATAGCAGTTCTTTGATATAGCGGTTTGGGATTCCCACAGTAATCCGAAGTATATTTATGTGGCTGTGAGTGCCAGGGTTGGGGCAGGACTGACTGGGGCTATATGGCTGCCTGTAGGGACGGTGGGGGCTGAAAGCACCTGTTCCCAGCTCCTGTCACCACCCTCCAGGGAGGAGGTTGCAGCCTGTGGCAGGCATCACACCTTTAATAAAGTCCTCACCTCCTGAGCGGTAACTGGTCCCTGGGAGATGGGTGAGAGCCACAGCCTGCACGAGGGTGAGAAAGGGATGACAGTGGTGGCTAGAAGCACTGGGAAGGCAGCAAAGCAGACAGAATGGTCAGAGAAGGGAGCTGGAGCCCAGGGCTTCCCTCACTTCCTCCACACACAGCCCTGGGCAAGCAACTTCACCTTTCACAGCCCTGGCATCCTCCTCTGTAGTGGGGAGCACATAAGTGGCTGCCTTCCAGGGCTGGTGCGAGGACTAAATAAAGTGATGTAGAAAGGGCACCTAGGATGGTGGACACCTCACCATCAACAATCTGTATGTAGGGGTACCGATTATTATCGTCATCAAGACCAAGTCACAGCAGCACAGGTCACCACTTGTGTGCAGGACTGCTGAAGAGGGCCACTGGGCACCTCGGTGGCTTCCAAGGACATCAATGTAGCACTGAAGGAAGCTGACCAGGCCGGCCCCAGAGTGCTTAGGAGTTCTGACTCCAACTTGGGCTTTTCCATCTCTACTCTGATAATTTAGAGATACGTTCACTTTTCAGCTTAGGGTATCATGAAAACGTCAAGCTGCATTGGGTCCTCTGGATAAGAAAGTGAGGGAGTGTGCAGCAATGCTTCCACCAACATCTGTTTCAAATATGAATTCTCCAGATTAAGGATCACCCCAGTTCTACCCAGAAAACCCCTGGGGTCAAGACCAGTGTCCTCCCCAAGGGCCCAGGGCCCCtacctaccttttttttttttcctacctaccTTTAGGTGCTCCATCTTCTCCTGTTGGCTCAGGAAGTCCCTGTCAGCCTCCTCTGGGGCCTTCATGAAGTCCTGGGTGACCTTCTCAGAGAGCTTGCAGATGACCTGCTGCTTGGCCTGATTCTTGTCCAGGAGCAGCTGCACGTGCTGCTGCAGTTCCCGTATTTCCTGCTCCTGCAGGCTTGCTGTCTGCGCCAGGCTCTCCCGCTCCCGCTCCAGGGCCTCCACCCGCCGGCCCAGCTCCGCAATCTGCCGCACTTTGTGACGCACCAGCTCCAGCCGGTCCTTGTCCTGGGCCGCTGCCAGGTATGCGCtggacaccctcttctcctgctgggCTGCCTCTAGCGCCTTGTGCAGGATCT from Bos indicus x Bos taurus breed Angus x Brahman F1 hybrid chromosome 8, Bos_hybrid_MaternalHap_v2.0, whole genome shotgun sequence includes these protein-coding regions:
- the TBC1D2 gene encoding TBC1 domain family member 2A isoform X3; protein product: MEAYRTQNRFLNSEIHQVTKIWRKVAEKEKALLMKCAYLQAQNCRVESKYLAGLRRLQEALGVEAGECSELLRQLIQEALQWEASEASADSVVLSPSTISEYDEYGFLTVPNYEVEDLRLLAKIQALEVHSHHLLAHEAVERPLRERWATLGELAPSAELKQLLRAGVPHEHRPRVWRWLIRLRVQHLQAPGCYQALLSRGQACKHSAARQIELDLNRTFPNNKHFTCPTSSFPDKLRRVLLAFSWQNPTIGYCQGLNRLAAIALLVLDEEESAFWCLVAIVETIMPADYYSKTLLASQVDQRVLQDLLLEKLPRLMAHLGQRHVDLSFITFNWFLVVFADSLISNILLQVWDAFLYEGIKVVFRYALAIFKYNEEALLRLQDSLEIYQYLHFFTKTICDSRKLMHIAFNDMNPFPMKQLRQLRAAHRERLEAELNELEQLKAEYLETRAAQGPAVPEGSPSEDEGEAEP
- the TBC1D2 gene encoding TBC1 domain family member 2A isoform X2, whose product is MCNIRGNKQTQGANHRPPGEDSPLSEETQREEQPSPPGPGAPGKDPANSPKSSLTTSLIRKAKSQSNTFPLFSEGLMRNRTAQEKVLALEQQVLMLTKELKAQKELVKILHKALEAAQQEKRVSSAYLAAAQDKDRLELVRHKVRQIAELGRRVEALERERESLAQTASLQEQEIRELQQHVQLLLDKNQAKQQVICKLSEKVTQDFMKAPEEADRDFLSQQEKMEHLKDDMEAYRTQNRFLNSEIHQVTKIWRKVAEKEKALLMKCAYLQAQNCRVESKYLAGLRRLQEALGVEAGECSELLRQLIQEALQWEASEASADSVVLSPSTISEYDEYGFLTVPNYEVEDLRLLAKIQALEVHSHHLLAHEAVERPLRERWATLGELAPSAELKQLLRAGVPHEHRPRVWRWLIRLRVQHLQAPGCYQALLSRGQACKHSAARQIELDLNRTFPNNKHFTCPTSSFPDKLRRVLLAFSWQNPTIGYCQGLNRLAAIALLVLDEEESAFWCLVAIVETIMPADYYSKTLLASQVDQRVLQDLLLEKLPRLMAHLGQRHVDLSFITFNWFLVVFADSLISNILLQVWDAFLYEGIKVVFRYALAIFKYNEEALLRLQDSLEIYQYLHFFTKTICDSRKLMHIAFNDMNPFPMKQLRQLRAAHRERLEAELNELEQLKAEYLETRAAQGPAVPEGSPSEDEGEAEP